The Candidatus Binatia bacterium genome includes the window GCATCGCCGAGCGCGAGCGCGACGGGCTGGTCGTCAATCACTACCGGCGCGAGGAGGGCTCGGTCTACCAGAGCCTCGGCTGGCACACCGACAGCCTGCGCGACATCTTCTACTTCGAGAAGCCGCGCCGCTACCTGAACGTCGGCTTCTACCTCGACGACTCGCCGCTCACGAAGGGCGGCGTGCGCGTGCTGCCCGGCACGCACGAGCAGAGCCTGTGGTCGATGCTGACCCACAAGTGGCACTTCCTCGACCACGAGCCGGATCCGAACGAGGTCGCGATCGAGGCCGAGGCGGGCGACCTGACGATCCACGACGGACGCCTCTGGCACCGCGTCGCGCAGGCGACCGTCACCGGCGACGCGAGCCAGCGCCGCGTCATGTACCTGCCGCTGATGAACGGCCCGGTGAAGCTCAAGAACGAGAACAGCCCGACGCCGTTCTACTTCCGCCTGCGCAAGCTCGCGGGCTACTGACGCCGGAGGACGTCGAGGGCGCGGCCGACGTACGTGCGACCGCGCCCTCCCCTGCGTTCAGCCCTCGACCGTGAGCAGCCGCGCGAGCCCGGACTGCGCGCGGTAGACGTTGCACGAGGTCAGCAGCCAGCGCCCGGGCCGGTCGGCGAGGAATTCGATCTTGACGGACTTGCCGGGCGCGACCGCGACCGTGTCCTTCCACGGCGCGCGCGCGCCCTGCCCCGCGAGGAGCCGGAAGCGGTAGCCGTGCAGGTGCAGCGGCTGCCAGAGCGTCGTCTCGTTGACGAGCTCGAGCTCGACGCGCTCGCCCGCGGACAGCGCGAGCGGCTCGCTCTTCGGCTCGCCGCTCACGAACTCGCCGGGGTACGTGAAGCCGTCGACGTTCCAGAGGTAGCGCGCGACGTCGCCGCCGATCCGCATGCGGATGCGCTTCGCCTTGGACGCGCCGGAGAACGCGGTGTCCTGCGGCGCGCGCAGCATCGCGTAGGTCAGGTGGCGCTCGCCCCAGCGCGGCGGCCGCGTGCTGACCACGGGACGCACGCCCGGCGTGTGCAGCACGCCGATCGCGCCGCCCGGCGCGCCCAGCGCCGCGGCGCGCAGCGAGTAGCTGCCCGCGGCGCCCATGGTGAGGATCACGTCGTAGCGCTCGCCCGTGCCGAGCACGAGGTCGTCGACCTCGACCGGCTCGACGGCGCGCCCGTCGGCGGCGACCACCTGCAGAGCATGACCTTCCACCATGAAGCGGAAGAAGGTCGCCGACGAGGCGTTGATCAGACGGAGCCGCACGCGCTCGCCCGGCGACACCTGGTGCGTCCACGCGTCGCGATGGCTGCGCCCGTTCACGAGGTAGGCGCTGTAGCGCACGTCGATCGGAAACGGCGCGTCGCCCGGCAAGAGGTTGATCAGCCGCTGCGCCTGCGCCTCGCCCGGCACGGGGGTCGGCGGGTTGCGCAGCTCGCCGACGATGCGCGCCGGATCGGAGTTGGTCCAGTCCGTGAGCAGCAGCACCAGGTCGTGCTTCACCTCGTGCGGCTCGTCGCGCGCCTCGACCACCAGCGCGCCGACGAGACCGAGCTGGCGCTGCAGCTTCCAGGTCGACTCGTAGAAGTACGTCCCCGGCTCGACGAGCGGCAGCTCGTAGACGTAGCTCTGTCGCGGCTCGATCGGCGGCTGCGTGAGACCCGGAACGCCGTCCATCGCGTTCGGCGCGAGCACGCCGTGGAAGTGCACGGCGGTCGGCTGGTCGAGCTCGTTCTCCACCGTGACGCGCAGCAGCTCGCCCTGACGCGCGCGCAGCTCGTAGCTGGGGAACGTCTGGTTCGCGACGATGCCCTTCACCCGCTGGCCGGCGGGCGACACCTCGCGGCGCGCGACGAGCAGCATCTCCTCGCCCGGACGCAGCGTCGGGTTCGGGCTCGGCTCCTGTGCCCAGGCGTGCTGCGGTCGGAAGACGCCGAAGCGGGACCCGAGCGCGGCACCGGCGCAGGCGGCGCCGAGCGCGAGGAAGCGCCGGCGCGACGCGTGCGCGCGGCCCGTCACGGGCCCGCGCCGCTCAGGCGCCCGCATTTCCGACGCGCTGGCGCGCCTCGCGCACCATCTCGACCAGAACCGCGCGTGCATCGCCCGTGCTCCGCACCTCGCGCGGGAAGTTGATCCGGATTCCGCGCAGCCGCTCCCCTTCGCG containing:
- a CDS encoding multicopper oxidase family protein; the protein is MTGRAHASRRRFLALGAACAGAALGSRFGVFRPQHAWAQEPSPNPTLRPGEEMLLVARREVSPAGQRVKGIVANQTFPSYELRARQGELLRVTVENELDQPTAVHFHGVLAPNAMDGVPGLTQPPIEPRQSYVYELPLVEPGTYFYESTWKLQRQLGLVGALVVEARDEPHEVKHDLVLLLTDWTNSDPARIVGELRNPPTPVPGEAQAQRLINLLPGDAPFPIDVRYSAYLVNGRSHRDAWTHQVSPGERVRLRLINASSATFFRFMVEGHALQVVAADGRAVEPVEVDDLVLGTGERYDVILTMGAAGSYSLRAAALGAPGGAIGVLHTPGVRPVVSTRPPRWGERHLTYAMLRAPQDTAFSGASKAKRIRMRIGGDVARYLWNVDGFTYPGEFVSGEPKSEPLALSAGERVELELVNETTLWQPLHLHGYRFRLLAGQGARAPWKDTVAVAPGKSVKIEFLADRPGRWLLTSCNVYRAQSGLARLLTVEG
- a CDS encoding phytanoyl-CoA dioxygenase family protein — its product is MTAAAIVPEQIPTFELGERMTREQIEFLDTYGFIRFRRFAPPKLVQELREEVEEIDRRLIAEGRTQINGIPLIIGTRADGTRYVQRMVFASTFGPRLHEFLKDPRFQAILEVAGEGYRIAERERDGLVVNHYRREEGSVYQSLGWHTDSLRDIFYFEKPRRYLNVGFYLDDSPLTKGGVRVLPGTHEQSLWSMLTHKWHFLDHEPDPNEVAIEAEAGDLTIHDGRLWHRVAQATVTGDASQRRVMYLPLMNGPVKLKNENSPTPFYFRLRKLAGY